One genomic window of Undibacterium cyanobacteriorum includes the following:
- a CDS encoding toxic anion resistance protein, with product MPQPINTSQPASDVLQAPDAFSPITTDKVEQVLPLAPQLRSAVEDQVEHFMQALLQEDLQSEDFKMKLDSAFALGREEIAIASSLMQSRLMQANFVGVEDGPAFKAIQDIRSQLDALNPGKEGDLLQPHKWLGIIPYGSKLTTYFRKYQSASTQLNKSMQQLYAARDDLQRDVIDIDSSRTKLWDAMQKLNAAIHFAKTLDTRLQEKLDQLQTIDKARAQALEQEVLFYARQNLQDMLTQQSVCTNAYLALDVLKRTGRELMNGCSRVANTGMSALVVAQTVARATGNQIKVMESLQSINATIENLITDTGRALNHHVESVNQFAQNPMIGIEKLKEMFDQTFQAMDAMDNFRSKANDVMRQNNQLLNEQLVRAEVYLDRHRHERNRVSYQRELADTAGPVAL from the coding sequence ATGCCTCAACCCATCAACACAAGCCAGCCAGCAAGCGATGTATTACAAGCTCCTGATGCGTTCTCACCCATCACAACGGATAAAGTCGAACAGGTCTTGCCTCTAGCACCGCAGTTGCGTTCTGCCGTCGAAGATCAAGTTGAACATTTTATGCAGGCCCTTCTACAAGAAGACCTGCAAAGCGAAGACTTCAAAATGAAGTTAGATAGTGCTTTTGCTTTGGGCCGCGAAGAAATTGCCATAGCCTCCAGCCTCATGCAATCGCGCCTGATGCAAGCTAACTTCGTGGGCGTTGAAGACGGTCCCGCTTTCAAAGCAATTCAAGACATCCGTAGCCAACTTGATGCGCTCAATCCTGGCAAAGAAGGTGATCTCTTACAGCCACATAAATGGTTGGGAATTATTCCTTACGGCAGTAAGCTCACCACCTATTTTCGTAAGTACCAATCCGCATCGACACAGCTCAACAAGAGCATGCAACAACTCTACGCAGCGCGTGACGATCTACAGCGTGATGTGATTGACATTGATAGTTCAAGGACGAAGCTATGGGATGCCATGCAAAAACTGAACGCGGCAATTCACTTCGCCAAAACTCTGGATACACGCCTTCAAGAAAAACTTGATCAGCTTCAAACGATCGACAAGGCACGAGCACAAGCCTTAGAACAAGAGGTGCTGTTCTATGCACGCCAAAACCTACAAGACATGTTGACGCAACAATCAGTTTGCACCAATGCCTATCTCGCATTAGATGTCTTGAAGCGCACGGGGCGTGAATTAATGAATGGCTGCAGCCGGGTCGCCAATACAGGCATGAGCGCCCTAGTCGTCGCGCAAACGGTGGCTCGCGCCACCGGCAATCAAATCAAAGTAATGGAAAGCCTACAAAGCATCAACGCCACCATTGAGAACTTAATTACTGACACGGGACGAGCACTGAATCATCACGTCGAGAGCGTCAACCAGTTTGCGCAAAACCCAATGATAGGAATTGAGAAACTCAAAGAAATGTTTGATCAAACTTTTCAAGCAATGGATGCCATGGACAATTTCCGTAGCAAAGCGAATGATGTAATGAGACAAAACAATCAGCTATTGAATGAGCAATTGGTTCGCGCAGAAGTGTATCTCGATCGCCATCGACATGAACGCAACCGCGTCAGCTACCAGCGCGAACTAGCTGACACAGCCGGTCCAGTCGCACTGTGA
- a CDS encoding Hsp20 family protein codes for MRTFDFSPLYRSAIGFDRLAQLFNEAQRAESAPSYPPYNIELVNEDQYRISMAVAGFDRSELEIETERDVLKVVGRKAKPEVQGTYLHRGIASRDFEHSFRLADHVKVVGARLDNGLLNIELQREIPEAHKPRRVLIDAEPLRTVNVPDQLAA; via the coding sequence ATGCGTACTTTTGACTTTTCCCCACTCTACCGTTCCGCAATTGGCTTTGACCGTTTGGCTCAATTATTCAACGAAGCCCAACGCGCCGAGTCCGCTCCAAGCTACCCACCTTACAACATTGAATTGGTCAACGAGGACCAATATCGTATCAGTATGGCGGTTGCCGGATTTGATCGCAGCGAACTGGAAATCGAAACCGAGCGTGATGTTTTGAAAGTGGTTGGCCGCAAAGCCAAACCTGAAGTACAAGGCACCTATCTGCATCGCGGCATCGCTTCGCGTGACTTCGAACATAGCTTCCGCTTGGCAGATCACGTGAAAGTCGTTGGCGCCCGTCTCGATAATGGTCTCTTGAATATTGAACTACAGCGTGAGATTCCTGAAGCGCACAAACCACGTCGTGTATTGATCGATGCTGAGCCACTGCGCACGGTCAATGTGCCGGATCAATTGGCCGCATAA
- a CDS encoding head GIN domain-containing protein: MRKATMFGLAVVTGTVLSVMSGSALAGEQVRNTGNFSSIRTQGALIVEVEVGPVASIKVKGDDKYISKVVTDVVGDELLISYKEKGNIRISDDLKVVITTPSLTKFKMEGAGMTTVKKISGDRFDLNYEGVGLLVMSGKVNSLKVRAQGVGHVDAKDLIAESVDANVEGIGSVKVYASEKLKANVQGIGSLTYYGNPKNISKTVDGIGGISAGK; encoded by the coding sequence ATGCGTAAAGCAACAATGTTCGGTTTGGCAGTCGTGACAGGTACGGTCCTCAGTGTGATGTCTGGTTCGGCTTTGGCAGGCGAACAGGTGCGCAACACGGGCAACTTTTCATCGATTCGCACACAAGGTGCTTTGATCGTGGAAGTGGAAGTGGGACCGGTTGCTTCGATCAAGGTCAAGGGCGATGATAAATACATCTCGAAAGTGGTGACTGATGTGGTTGGCGATGAATTGCTGATCAGCTACAAAGAAAAAGGCAATATCCGAATTTCCGACGATTTGAAAGTCGTGATCACAACACCAAGCTTGACCAAATTCAAAATGGAAGGCGCAGGCATGACGACCGTGAAGAAAATTAGCGGTGACCGTTTTGATCTCAACTATGAAGGCGTTGGATTGCTCGTAATGAGTGGCAAAGTGAATAGCCTCAAAGTGCGCGCGCAAGGTGTTGGCCATGTCGATGCGAAAGACCTGATCGCAGAAAGCGTGGATGCCAATGTCGAAGGAATCGGCTCAGTCAAAGTGTATGCATCTGAAAAGTTGAAAGCGAATGTACAAGGGATTGGCTCTTTGACTTATTACGGTAATCCAAAAAATATTTCGAAAACCGTGGATGGTATCGGTGGCATAAGCGCTGGTAAGTAA
- the ald gene encoding alanine dehydrogenase codes for MIVGVPKEIKNHEYRVGMTPSSVRELTSRGHHVLVQKNAGGEIGLTDEQYVAVGAELVDTAKEIFERADMIVKVKEPQPVECAMLRPGQILYTYLHLAPDPEQTAALVKSGAICIAYETITGANGGLPLLAPMSEVAGRMSIQAGAAHLEKSKGGMGLLLGGVPGVAPAHIVIIGAGVVGTNAMQMAVGTGARVTVLDKSVDRLRQLDLVYGNRISTVYSNAQSIEEAVLSADLVIGGVLVPGAAAPKLVSRDLISRMKKGAVVVDVAIDQGGCFETSHATTHAEPTYVVDGVIHYCVANMPGAVARTSTFALNNATVGHAVALASKGWKQALRDDVHLRNGLNVCEGKVTYEAVARDLGYAYVAADSVLN; via the coding sequence ATGATAGTTGGCGTACCTAAGGAAATTAAGAACCACGAATATCGCGTCGGTATGACACCGTCTTCCGTGCGCGAATTAACTTCACGCGGTCACCATGTGTTGGTGCAAAAAAATGCAGGTGGTGAAATTGGATTGACCGATGAACAATATGTAGCGGTCGGAGCTGAATTGGTCGACACGGCCAAAGAAATTTTCGAGCGCGCCGACATGATTGTGAAAGTCAAAGAACCACAACCGGTCGAATGCGCCATGCTACGCCCTGGCCAAATCTTGTACACCTATTTGCACTTGGCACCCGACCCAGAGCAAACAGCAGCCTTGGTAAAATCTGGCGCAATCTGCATCGCCTATGAAACCATCACAGGTGCGAATGGCGGCTTGCCTTTGTTGGCACCCATGAGTGAAGTGGCAGGTCGTATGTCGATACAAGCGGGTGCAGCGCATCTCGAAAAATCAAAAGGCGGGATGGGTCTGCTGCTGGGCGGCGTGCCTGGTGTTGCACCGGCGCATATCGTCATCATCGGCGCTGGCGTGGTGGGTACCAATGCGATGCAAATGGCGGTTGGTACTGGTGCCCGCGTCACTGTGTTGGACAAGAGTGTTGATCGTTTGCGTCAACTTGATCTGGTCTACGGCAATCGCATTTCAACGGTCTATTCCAATGCACAATCGATCGAAGAAGCCGTGCTCAGCGCCGATCTCGTGATTGGTGGGGTCTTGGTGCCAGGCGCTGCGGCACCGAAGTTGGTGAGCCGCGATTTGATCTCACGCATGAAAAAAGGCGCGGTGGTGGTGGACGTGGCGATCGACCAAGGCGGTTGCTTCGAAACTTCTCATGCAACCACACATGCTGAACCGACTTATGTGGTTGATGGCGTCATCCACTACTGCGTGGCCAACATGCCAGGCGCAGTCGCACGCACTTCAACGTTTGCCTTGAACAACGCAACGGTAGGCCACGCTGTCGCTCTCGCAAGCAAAGGTTGGAAGCAAGCTTTGCGTGATGACGTGCATCTGCGGAATGGCTTGAATGTCTGCGAAGGCAAGGTCACATATGAGGCAGTAGCGCGCGATTTGGGTTATGCCTATGTTGCTGCTGATTCTGTATTGAACTGA
- a CDS encoding sigma-70 family RNA polymerase sigma factor, producing MGGKLAASVTNDLGIAYANLYQNLRSFLRRRVSDATIADDLVQDIFVKALVTDVSGRSIANVTAWLYTAARTTLIDYYRAQGDMRTNHTDIDELHEMDLNQLITKEDDIAIHAKLAECLRPFIDQLAPKYRDALIASDLDGTSLKHIADNEGVSLSAIKSRVSRGRIMLKEKLLACCHVEHQDGLVSDYYRHPKPACAKPCT from the coding sequence ATGGGTGGAAAGCTTGCCGCAAGTGTGACGAATGATCTCGGAATCGCCTACGCGAATCTGTATCAGAACTTGCGCAGCTTTCTGCGGCGCCGAGTCAGCGACGCCACGATAGCTGATGATTTGGTGCAGGACATTTTTGTGAAGGCGCTGGTCACCGATGTTTCCGGCCGCTCCATCGCCAATGTCACAGCGTGGCTCTACACAGCAGCGCGCACAACGCTGATCGACTACTATCGAGCACAAGGTGACATGCGCACCAATCATACCGATATCGACGAGTTGCACGAGATGGACCTGAACCAGCTGATTACTAAGGAAGACGATATCGCCATCCACGCCAAACTCGCGGAATGTTTGCGCCCGTTTATCGATCAACTAGCACCGAAGTATCGCGATGCCTTAATCGCCAGCGATCTCGATGGAACTAGCCTCAAACACATTGCGGACAACGAGGGCGTATCTTTATCGGCAATCAAAAGCCGCGTCAGCCGCGGTCGCATCATGCTCAAAGAAAAACTCCTAGCGTGTTGCCATGTCGAACACCAAGACGGCTTAGTCAGCGACTATTACCGCCATCCAAAACCGGCTTGTGCCAAACCCTGCACCTGA
- a CDS encoding ArsI/CadI family heavy metal resistance metalloenzyme, giving the protein MKRFHVHVSVDDLAKNIDFYTKLFGQAPSKQQADYAKWMLEDPRINFAISQRGHAVGLNHFGMQVDSNEELAALRLMADAASDGQSIDQANATCCYAKSEKHWTLDPQGLAWEHYYTMGDAKEFGDDHAPADSACCIPVQVNAEQKAAGNCCVPQTNSTANVGVTSKDGKACCA; this is encoded by the coding sequence ATGAAACGCTTTCACGTACACGTCTCAGTCGACGACTTGGCTAAGAACATCGACTTCTACACCAAGCTCTTTGGACAAGCGCCAAGCAAGCAACAGGCGGATTATGCAAAATGGATGTTAGAAGATCCACGGATCAACTTCGCAATTTCGCAACGTGGCCATGCTGTGGGACTCAATCACTTTGGCATGCAAGTTGACTCTAACGAGGAATTGGCCGCCTTGCGCTTGATGGCCGATGCGGCGTCAGATGGACAGAGTATTGATCAAGCCAATGCGACCTGCTGTTATGCCAAGAGCGAAAAGCATTGGACGCTTGATCCGCAAGGCTTGGCATGGGAACATTACTACACCATGGGTGATGCAAAAGAATTTGGCGATGATCATGCGCCCGCTGACAGCGCTTGCTGCATCCCTGTACAGGTAAATGCTGAACAGAAGGCTGCGGGCAATTGTTGTGTGCCACAAACAAATAGCACTGCCAATGTTGGTGTTACCAGCAAGGATGGCAAAGCCTGCTGCGCATAA
- a CDS encoding ankyrin repeat domain-containing protein: MLSVHLLVLLAAHRFLVITLSFTFPSLPMRHPLKLFVLVFALIGTVAIGTEAIAADSPAKPNKVISNLRQQMYTIGETSGKLEDYLAAEHKAVLEIRAYLAQGEATGLQEKTSSGQTPLMAAAINGYAEIVAELLKSEQVRAGINDTNPQGFSAWLHATWAFRQSMWVCNPQVFKDPFTWVPLFVIQPYYIQSPENPYRKTRRLLEQAGAIPAPEKAKQSWLDTCKMQDQRVRSLVEKSSDLLETVLAESPLAFAEFSKQLQTQNKK; this comes from the coding sequence ATGCTGTCCGTGCATCTCTTAGTCTTGCTGGCAGCCCACCGCTTCCTTGTCATTACTCTCTCGTTCACGTTTCCCTCTCTTCCCATGCGCCATCCACTCAAACTCTTCGTGCTCGTGTTTGCGCTTATTGGAACTGTAGCCATCGGCACTGAAGCCATCGCCGCAGACAGCCCGGCAAAACCGAATAAAGTGATTAGCAATCTTCGCCAACAGATGTACACCATTGGTGAAACATCGGGCAAATTAGAAGACTATCTTGCCGCCGAACACAAGGCCGTATTAGAGATACGCGCATATCTTGCGCAGGGCGAAGCGACCGGACTTCAAGAGAAAACTTCGTCTGGCCAGACCCCGTTAATGGCCGCTGCGATCAATGGATACGCTGAAATCGTCGCCGAGTTACTGAAGTCTGAACAAGTCAGAGCTGGCATTAATGATACGAATCCACAAGGATTTTCAGCATGGTTACATGCGACTTGGGCATTTCGGCAATCGATGTGGGTTTGCAATCCTCAGGTATTCAAAGATCCATTCACATGGGTACCTTTATTCGTCATCCAGCCCTACTATATTCAATCCCCGGAAAATCCTTATCGTAAAACGCGTCGTTTGCTCGAACAAGCCGGTGCGATTCCGGCACCAGAAAAAGCCAAACAAAGCTGGCTCGACACATGCAAAATGCAGGACCAAAGGGTTCGATCTTTAGTTGAAAAATCGAGTGATCTGCTGGAAACCGTGCTCGCCGAAAGCCCGCTTGCTTTTGCTGAATTTTCCAAGCAACTACAAACGCAAAACAAGAAGTAA